A single Clostridium sp. AN503 DNA region contains:
- a CDS encoding LysR family transcriptional regulator: MDLKQIEYIVKIDDERSITRAAEKLYLTQSALNQQLLRLEKDLGAQLFHRTKSDWSPTPIGEVYLENAREILRIKQRTYNIISDMAATKKGRLSIAFTPGRGSEMFTHVYPAFHQIYPNVIVEPHELSVHKQQALIAQGDLDIGFQTLSERQKTNDAYIKLGSEEIFLVIPSIHPLAGMAAPAGEPYKVIDPSLLQYEPFVLMYKESTIRAITDEIFKSSGFTPNILFETASNSTILSMIQAHLCCGVIPRHYVKNAPEGTCCFSFPSHPHWDIVASYRKNAYLSNAARTFIQLAKDFWI, translated from the coding sequence ATGGACTTAAAACAGATCGAATATATTGTAAAAATTGATGACGAACGCAGCATCACCCGGGCGGCTGAAAAGCTTTACTTAACCCAGTCAGCACTCAACCAGCAGCTTTTACGGCTGGAAAAGGACTTGGGCGCCCAGCTGTTCCACCGCACCAAGTCCGACTGGAGCCCCACCCCCATAGGGGAGGTCTACTTGGAAAATGCCAGGGAGATCCTGCGGATCAAGCAGCGGACTTACAATATCATCAGCGATATGGCCGCCACCAAAAAAGGCCGGCTCTCCATCGCCTTTACCCCGGGCCGCGGCAGTGAGATGTTCACCCACGTCTACCCGGCATTTCACCAGATCTACCCCAACGTGATCGTGGAACCGCATGAGCTGAGTGTCCACAAACAGCAGGCGCTCATTGCACAGGGGGATTTAGATATCGGATTCCAGACCCTGTCAGAACGCCAGAAGACAAACGACGCCTACATAAAGCTTGGAAGCGAGGAGATCTTCCTGGTGATCCCCAGCATCCATCCGCTGGCAGGGATGGCTGCGCCTGCAGGCGAGCCGTATAAGGTCATAGACCCGTCCCTGCTGCAATACGAACCGTTTGTGCTGATGTACAAAGAATCCACCATACGCGCCATCACCGACGAGATCTTTAAAAGCTCCGGCTTCACACCGAACATCCTGTTTGAAACCGCCAGCAACAGCACCATACTCTCCATGATCCAGGCCCACCTGTGCTGCGGCGTGATCCCCCGGCATTATGTGAAAAATGCGCCGGAGGGCACCTGCTGTTTTTCCTTTCCGTCGCATCCCCACTGGGACATTGTCGCCAGCTACCGGAAAAACGCCTATCTGAGCAATGCCGCCAGGACCTTCATTCAGCTGGCAAAGGATTTCTGGATATAG
- the garD gene encoding galactarate dehydratase, with protein sequence MPRLYVKIKEQDNVAIAVQDIKAGTEVMEGVTARQDIPQAHKIALCDIPKDGEIIRYGVVLGYAIDPIQKGDWINEHMLELPTPPDVDSMEFATNIVTELPTPPVTTWEGYVNPNGGPAGTRNILGISTTVQCVTGVLNVAVERMKKELLPKYPNVDDIVPINHAYGCGVAINAPEAKVPIRALRNLSKHPNFGGQMMVVGLGCEKFTVEMLCDEADITPENVIILQEKKGFDDMIDSLMEMAEKKLAILNERKRETLPLSDLLIGMQCGGSDAFSGVSANPSAGYAADMLVKGGATVLFSEVTEVRDGVYLLAHRCINEEVGKKLAAEMKWYDNYLENGQVDRSANPTPGNKKGGLANIVEKAMGSIAKSGTSPIVEVLSPAEKPSKKGLIYAATPASDIVCGPCQLASGIGLQVFMTGRGTPYGLAIAPVIKVCSRNEMKNMWQDLIDVNAGPVATGEATIEQIGTKLFHEIIDVASGRKQCFAEKYKLHNDLCIFNPAPIT encoded by the coding sequence ATGCCGCGACTTTATGTGAAAATCAAGGAACAGGACAACGTTGCGATCGCTGTCCAGGATATCAAGGCCGGAACGGAAGTGATGGAGGGCGTGACAGCGCGCCAGGACATCCCGCAGGCCCACAAGATCGCCCTCTGTGACATTCCAAAGGACGGAGAGATCATCCGCTACGGGGTGGTATTAGGCTATGCGATCGATCCGATCCAGAAAGGCGACTGGATCAATGAACATATGCTGGAGCTGCCGACCCCGCCGGACGTGGACAGCATGGAGTTTGCGACCAACATCGTGACGGAGCTGCCGACTCCGCCGGTGACCACCTGGGAGGGGTATGTGAATCCCAATGGTGGTCCTGCCGGGACCCGCAATATCCTGGGCATCAGCACTACGGTCCAGTGTGTGACCGGAGTGCTCAATGTGGCGGTGGAGCGGATGAAAAAGGAACTGCTGCCCAAGTACCCGAACGTGGATGACATTGTCCCGATCAACCATGCATATGGATGCGGCGTCGCCATCAATGCGCCGGAGGCGAAGGTCCCGATCCGCGCTCTGCGCAATCTGTCCAAGCATCCGAATTTTGGCGGTCAGATGATGGTGGTAGGACTGGGCTGTGAGAAATTTACGGTGGAAATGCTCTGCGACGAGGCGGACATTACCCCGGAAAATGTGATCATTTTACAGGAGAAAAAGGGATTTGACGATATGATCGATTCCCTGATGGAGATGGCGGAGAAAAAGCTTGCGATCTTAAATGAGCGGAAGCGTGAGACCCTGCCCCTGTCCGATCTGCTGATCGGCATGCAGTGCGGCGGCAGCGACGCATTTTCCGGCGTTTCTGCAAACCCGTCCGCCGGGTACGCGGCAGACATGCTGGTAAAGGGCGGAGCGACCGTGCTGTTTTCCGAGGTGACGGAGGTGCGCGACGGCGTGTACCTGCTGGCGCACCGCTGTATCAACGAGGAGGTGGGCAAAAAGCTGGCCGCCGAGATGAAGTGGTATGACAATTATCTGGAAAACGGACAGGTGGACCGCAGCGCCAACCCGACCCCGGGCAACAAGAAGGGCGGGCTGGCTAACATCGTGGAGAAAGCCATGGGTTCTATCGCCAAGTCCGGCACCTCCCCGATCGTGGAAGTGCTCTCCCCGGCGGAGAAGCCCAGCAAAAAAGGACTGATCTATGCGGCTACCCCGGCCAGCGATATCGTCTGCGGACCGTGCCAGCTGGCTTCCGGCATCGGCCTTCAGGTATTTATGACAGGACGGGGGACCCCTTACGGCCTGGCGATCGCGCCGGTCATCAAGGTCTGCTCCAGAAATGAGATGAAGAATATGTGGCAGGATCTGATCGATGTGAACGCCGGGCCGGTGGCGACCGGAGAGGCCACCATCGAGCAGATCGGGACGAAATTATTCCACGAGATCATCGATGTGGCAAGCGGGCGGAAGCAGTGCTTTGCGGAGAAGTATAAGCTGCACAATGATCTGTGCATCTTTAATCCGGCGCCTATCACCTGA